A region from the Polyangiaceae bacterium genome encodes:
- a CDS encoding sel1 repeat family protein yields MDGIWRDLHDVERSREAYEKLRRIAEQPGEVEAQWLFAEWLDSQGRASDAVEWFRAAAESGHAVAMVSLGHALDKGRGVRRDAAEACRWYALAADEGESTGAWNLALSYEEGTGVEADAVQARAWFERAAARSWMCSWKIAEYEIFGIAGQVDPASAVRRLVAAVEEGDFDEALFYLGFAYETGLGVAGDLTECAQLYREAIRQSDPGDETFGGAAACARMGRLLLAPGDTLPLYERGSITDAVELGFTLVMRAAVDGYPGSMVDVAFALLDGRGTEADPHEAERWVREARATLATAWPRPGRPWRGVEDIAQAAFAELETRRPNSA; encoded by the coding sequence TTGGACGGGATCTGGCGAGACCTTCACGACGTCGAGCGGTCGCGCGAGGCCTATGAAAAGCTGCGCCGAATCGCCGAGCAGCCCGGCGAGGTCGAGGCGCAATGGTTGTTTGCGGAGTGGCTGGACTCCCAGGGCAGGGCGTCAGACGCTGTCGAGTGGTTTCGGGCGGCCGCGGAGTCGGGGCACGCGGTTGCGATGGTTTCGCTCGGTCATGCTTTGGACAAGGGACGGGGCGTCCGTCGCGATGCAGCGGAGGCGTGCCGTTGGTACGCCTTGGCTGCGGACGAGGGGGAGTCGACGGGCGCGTGGAATCTGGCATTGAGCTACGAGGAGGGCACCGGCGTCGAAGCCGACGCGGTCCAAGCGCGAGCGTGGTTCGAGCGCGCCGCAGCACGGTCTTGGATGTGCTCGTGGAAGATCGCCGAGTACGAGATCTTCGGGATAGCCGGGCAAGTCGACCCGGCCTCAGCGGTTCGCCGGCTAGTGGCTGCCGTCGAAGAGGGTGATTTCGACGAAGCGTTGTTCTACCTCGGCTTCGCCTATGAAACGGGGCTTGGCGTTGCCGGAGATTTGACGGAATGCGCGCAGCTGTATCGGGAAGCGATTCGCCAGTCTGACCCAGGCGATGAGACGTTCGGTGGAGCTGCCGCGTGCGCGCGGATGGGCCGGCTGCTTCTCGCCCCCGGCGACACGTTGCCCTTGTACGAGCGTGGATCCATCACCGATGCAGTCGAGCTTGGCTTTACCCTCGTGATGCGGGCAGCCGTCGACGGGTATCCCGGCTCGATGGTCGACGTGGCGTTCGCTCTCTTGGATGGTCGAGGCACTGAAGCTGACCCGCACGAGGCAGAGAGGTGGGTTCGCGAAGCGCGCGCGACGCTTGCGACCGCTTGGCCTCGACCGGGTCGGCCCTGGCGCGGGGTGGAAGACATCGCGCAGGCGGCATTTGCCGAACTGGAGACGCGCAGGCCCAACTCGGCGTGA
- a CDS encoding radical SAM protein: MTELDHRSLYRLPWNLSDNPIVWLEPTQQCNLACDGCYRKNVKTHKPVDEVVAELETFARLRNFDGVSIAGGDPLCHPDVVEIVRRVTWMGRKAILNTNGLALSRELLVDLKKAGLVGLTFHVDSRQGRPGWRNKTETQMNELRQELAELVAGVGGLATAFNSTVYEDTLEQVPDILDWAGKNIDIVHTVVFITYRAAAPEKYDYFAHGKKIDMEEIVYSSTQQRRTDISSREVVKVIQRRHPEFMPAAYLNGTEKPDTFKWLLALRVGSKSHIHGYAGPKFLEAMQSGYHFVNGRYLAYSSPGALGMGRTLLASGFWDRGLRSAAGRFAKNVVGDPLELVRPQRVQAVMVIQPIDLLEDGRQNMCDGCPDMTLHEGRLAWSCRLEELTNFGCFVNTVPKAPSANPS; the protein is encoded by the coding sequence ATGACCGAGCTCGACCATCGTTCGCTGTACCGCCTCCCCTGGAACCTCTCCGACAACCCCATCGTGTGGTTGGAACCGACGCAACAGTGCAACCTCGCGTGTGACGGCTGCTACCGGAAGAACGTCAAGACGCACAAACCGGTGGACGAGGTCGTAGCGGAGCTCGAAACCTTCGCGCGCCTGAGGAACTTCGATGGCGTGTCCATCGCGGGTGGGGATCCGCTGTGTCATCCGGACGTGGTGGAGATCGTGCGCCGCGTGACCTGGATGGGGCGCAAGGCGATCTTGAACACCAACGGCCTCGCCCTCAGCCGGGAGCTGTTGGTGGACCTGAAGAAGGCCGGGCTCGTCGGCCTCACCTTCCATGTGGACTCGCGTCAGGGGCGCCCGGGGTGGCGCAACAAGACCGAGACGCAAATGAACGAGCTGCGGCAAGAGCTGGCTGAGCTGGTGGCTGGCGTGGGCGGGCTCGCCACGGCGTTCAACTCCACGGTGTACGAAGACACGCTGGAGCAGGTGCCGGACATTTTGGATTGGGCCGGCAAGAACATCGACATCGTGCACACCGTAGTGTTCATCACGTATCGCGCGGCGGCGCCGGAGAAGTACGACTACTTCGCCCACGGCAAGAAGATCGACATGGAGGAGATCGTGTACTCCTCCACCCAGCAGCGGCGCACGGACATCAGCTCCCGCGAGGTGGTGAAGGTCATTCAGCGGCGGCACCCCGAGTTCATGCCCGCCGCGTATCTGAATGGAACCGAGAAGCCCGACACCTTCAAGTGGCTGCTCGCCCTGCGCGTCGGTTCCAAGTCGCACATTCACGGCTACGCCGGCCCCAAGTTCCTGGAAGCCATGCAGAGCGGCTACCACTTCGTGAACGGCCGCTACCTCGCGTACTCCTCGCCCGGTGCTCTCGGCATGGGGCGCACCCTGCTCGCCAGCGGCTTCTGGGATCGCGGTCTCCGCTCGGCGGCGGGGCGCTTCGCGAAGAACGTGGTCGGCGATCCGCTGGAGCTCGTCCGCCCGCAGCGCGTCCAAGCGGTGATGGTGATCCAGCCCATCGACCTGCTCGAAGACGGGCGCCAGAACATGTGCGATGGCTGCCCCGATATGACGCTCCACGAAGGGCGCCTCGCCTGGTCCTGCCGCCTCGAGGAGCTGACGAACTTCGGCTGCTTCGTGAACACCGTCCCCAAGGCACCGAGCGCAAACCCGAGCTAG